The Plasmodium vinckei vinckei genome assembly, chromosome: PVVCY_09 genome includes the window tgaATTAATTGTAAAACATTAAAATGCAAAACTTCCAATAATCTGTGTTATATATCTGTTATCATCTAGCGataatatgttatattatataaataattatgcatatttgtatttatgtacttttttcatttccttttttatttccctATTATTATGCCTCTCTAAAGTTGGTGCAGGTGTGGCAAAATCaaccaaaaaataataatccaaagaatttgataatttgaaatattacaattatgaaaataattatgtctctttttatttaaagaaaattagaaatgcaaaaaattatgcttattatattattatatttttttaatatataatactatTCCAAggcattaatatatattaatattgtttgtttatattatcgATACGAAGTAAACACATTTTAAAAGACAAACTCTATACACTAGataagtatatatgttatgcacaacaatatatacaaaGTTTATAcagttataatatatgcactTTAAAaggttttataaaaaaaaagtacaaaacgaattttaattaaaattttttttttatcagtAGAGTTCCATTGTAATTTGGAAAtactaaatataaaaaaataaataaaaaatattaattataggAGAAAccattaatttatttgtggcaataaaattattatttttttaaaggtGCTTCGCCTTCTTCAACAATTTCATATTCAGGAAATTCAAAATCATAAGTAGCTTTTAAAGTAAATGGACCTATAGTGACATTGAAATAAAGACTAACATCTTGGTTTAAGTATATATGATTTCCATCCGATCTTGTTTTGATGAAATAACcttgaatatttaaaattgaaTTTTGCATAAGCCCTGCAAAAAATTCCTTTGCTTTCGCATTGAGCTTTTCATCTTCAGGTTTTTTTCTGAATTTTATCTTGTTGTGTTTATACTCGTATAAAAATCCATCATATATTAAAGCTTTTAACTCATGAGCAAATTCCATTAAATCGACAGCAAAGTTGTTTTCaaaatcatatttatacatatgtattgaacatatatattttaatctACTATTTAAATAAGCTAGCAAAAATTGGGTTCCTATTTTTACTGCttcagttttttttttacaaaaaaattttttcacATAGCGATGATTATTATCTATGGATATATCAAAGTCTGTTAAAACCATATGATAATTGTCACCatcatatgcatattttacatttgtCGATTGTTCGCCTAAAACTTCATTAATTAAatctaaatatttattatggttttttttttcatgttcAAATGTTACGGTTGGTTGAGATACTGAATCATATGAAATCAGTTGTGGATTGTCAGGCATTTCACTTTGAAAACTTGCAGCCTTAACATTTCCAGAAATCgctaatatgaaaaatgataatataattttcatcattttcataaataaacaGTCCTTAAAATACTatgtttaattatatacctATTTAAAGGTTTATGCTAAAAAAACagtaattattatttacaattattttataatattagaaaaaaGACTTAATGTattgatttttatataggacgaatatatttaatatgtgtgtatatttGTTATATCTCTAATCATgctttccattttttttaagaaaaatGCATTAGAATTTATATGAACATATTCATTtcgaataataaaataagtatataaaaagggtaatttttttattttaatatcaaCCAAAAATcgattattttatttaggAATTAGTTGTATTATTAGATATTCCTAACACTGAAGTGTGTAAATTTACTCtccaaatatttttactgcattattattcaaagataaaaatacagTGTTTATGCAAGGTTatcgtatttttttaattttttttgacaattttttagaataaaatcaattatttatattatttggggaatataatttatcgcttttatttttataaaattacatataatgtagcattaaaaaaagataagcACACATAGTTGGGCTTATctcttttaaaatatatcactaaaaaataattaaagcccaaaaaaaattaaaaaagagcatttctttattttttttctttttgtttacattaaaattaaagccttttttattttcaagaAATGCCTTTACACTATTTTGAGAATACgatgatataaaataaaaaaatattaagtaTGAACATAAAGGTTATGTATTGACTAAAAATCAAAATCCTTGACAATTATGTTCGCTTGTTTGATTTAACTAGATGAAATTTCAAATCTTATTAACACATTCATCTATAATTGAAAAGACACTAAATAAAATCTTTTGATAAGTTTTTATTCTGccatttctttatataataaattttaatatttaaaacataattatgtaagttttttttcattattttttacttatatTTAGGTTTTTGCTTTTATTTAGTCCCTATTTACATATACTTCAATTTGAGATAACATTATCTTTTATCATAatctaaaaatattatttattttcatattaaatttcaatattatatgaataaattttgcatttaaattttttacttattattttttatttataaatatatataatataacttCCTTTTTCCAATCTCTTTAATTAACTCTTAATAACATTTTCAGTCACACCAATTATATCTGTATCAaacttttatataataaatcataaatactttttttctattaaaagtttattcatttttatagttAGAAATAGTGACTAAGCCATTGCATATGtgcttattttattttgtaacaTTTTCagtttatttaatataatttcttaTTTTAAGTCACTGTACTGtactttaatatttttaaagattgtcaatcaaaataataatggtatagtataatcattttaaaagtaaactaaaataaatattaagcATGCGTGTAATGGATGTAAGTTTCAATTTTAGAAAAAGTATAAAGTATTaatgatttatatttcaattatatattttttttatatgaagaCATATTAAGATTATGTATGagtaattttatttacattttgaaatattaaaaaaatatagcatGCTAAGATTttctacatatttatagtattattaatacataGATGAACAGCGGTACTTGCATGTAAagttattacatttttttttttcttggcgttcgttttttttttacgcTAATTCGATTGAACATAACTaattatatgttatatGATATTTTCCATGAAAAAtggatttttattttttataaattaattttaaaacaacaTTGAAATGCGAATGTGTCCAATAATCTACATGTATATACCcttattatcatataacgaccatattattaattaatataaataaattagtaCATTAACGACATGTTATATAAtactataaatattatatataactacttaatatattttgctATAAATGtacttataattttttaaatatattattaagtGAATTTGTACTATTTCATGGTGCACTCCAAATAAAATcgattatatataaataccaattatatctatactataataatatttataaaacaaatataataaaaaataagccatatatttttatttttataaaatgcatttatattaaattaaataatttatagcAATTAGCgcttacaaaaataaaaaaattaatataatttaataattaaaaataaataaaataaaaaatatttaaaaataaatatataatatatattaatattaaaaattttttttctttatttaataattataattttagatAAAATTACGTTTTAAGTTTTTATAAGAATATAtgttacatatatatataaacaaatttaacataaattcatataatttttaattttttatactacgtatattatttaaaaatgccAATTAAGGTAGCATTAGCAATTTTCTTATCCCTTATCCCTGCATACGCTCTTAAAGCTAAAGCAGGAAATGAACTTATTGATATTCCTGATGAAgtaaatcatataaatgCTGTGTATTATTCAGGAGCAAAAAATGATAGCTATATGGATGCAATTAATGAAGTTTTACAAAAACCagatgaaaattttaaattttcagtTTCAAATGACGCATACAAATGCTATTTTAGCAAATTCGATATTGAAATTAATGACGAGCATAGCGCAATTCGCAAACTATTTcgtgaagaaaataaaacaataatagAAGATGCTATAAAGGACTACCAATTATTGTTAATGggaaatataaatcaaagtactaaaaaagaaatagatTTGACACAATTGCCAGAACATCTTCAACGTATGGgagtaaaatattttggtGACATAAGGTcgtcattttttaataaaaaaacccATAATGAAAAGAAAGATCCAATGAATAACGGAGTcgaaataaattatgatgaaaatgaacttgacctattaaaaaatgaaaatacagATTTATCTAAAGCTAACAATAATGAAcctaataaaaacaaattaagaaaaaatgttattatatcatCACAACAAGttataatacataataaaaatgcaaatgATGACATCGAAGAAAcagaaaatgaagaatattataagaatcttaataaagaaaaagctttagaaatattaataaaaaatacaaatttaaatatgattGGAGTATGTACtgcattaaaaaataatgaaccTGAATATTTGGGTCAATGTGCAGCTAAACTTAATAAACATTATAGTTCAGTTGCTTGCAATTCTCATAAAAGCAATTTTTTAAGACATGATCAAAACAATAACGAATTATCTCCAATGATGATTCAAGACCAATTAAATAGTAGAATGTCTGAAATGGccaaattttttgaaaaccCAGAGGAAGCTGCTGGTATGTTATTATCCGCTTTAAATAAACCAGGATTAATGGAATCAATAAATTCTTTAGATATTATTTCTCATCTTAATGATGACCAATTCAATAAAGATATGAGCCCAGAAGAATTATTCGATTTAGATAATAACGTCATCCCAAATCAATCCACCGATGACACTGATTATGATCAAACTAATTAAGATAAttcaataataaattaacatatttccgtatttttgtattagtACTAATTCATTCGTCGTAAGGAAATTAAATGTGTTACATTTTTACATGTTtcttgtatatttataatacgTAGTTGATAATACATGTAccgtattttttttaatatgattcatttttttaatattatttcataGAAGGAACTAATTACGTGATATATACTTGTTTACGAATAAGTAATAATaggttttttattttaatgattttgtgaaatttttatacatgaatgtaaaaatatatattgtatacatttttagCTCGATTGCATCtcgtatatattatataaatatacgctcatatttcttaaaataatattttaacttttttattgtaataattgattcctatatgtattataatatGCTTAACGAAATTAATCATCGTGATTTTTTTCCAATAATCACCAACACAAAGAATATGTgctaaatataaaaatatcagTTTTAGCAAttgtttgtatatattttttggggGTCAAATCACCATATTCTCcccaaaaaatatgactGTAAATATGGTTTCACATTTAAATGTTCTTAAAggttttataaattatgtataagatacatataacaataaaataaaattttgtatCTTTATGTGATTATTGaggataataaaaacaacaaATTACAATAACGATAAgcattttgaaaatttaatatataatacatttaCTAACAcaaaaatttgtatatcatacatatataagttTAGTCTATTAGTCTGTTTATTCTGTTTAGTATGCTATTTGTTTTCAAAATGGATAAGggtttgtattatttttttattatccaCCTCTACTAGCTTTAGTAATGCAAGGAATTTCTCAAAATATGGTTCATCATATAAAATCAATTGCAAATTTACAACATCGAAATGCTGAAGATATTTCATACTTAAACATTCTGTACAATTCTACATAAATGGTACAAGTAACACAACTCTCACAAATCATGTattcagaaaaaaaaaaaatttaattttactaTAACAAAGTTCGGTATAACATTAGATagtaattttaataaaattaaaaagttttttaTGTCCATCAATATGCTATATTGcttcatatatttacatacaatacattttttcataaccTATTTAGagtattttaatttttttttttcattatacaTCCTAAATATATAGACTTTGTAAACTTCcattacataaaaattgtattagaatatatatggatGTGGTATTGCACTTATAAATGCTAAACACGTATTTATATAGCTATAATTGAAAATCTATTGTTAggattacattttttttttaaatatattagtgTTTCCTTTAggtgatatatatacacaccTATTGACATATTATAGGGTCTTTGCTTTAAGAAATGTGCTTCCTCTAAAACTTTATGTACTTATATTAAGGTTAAAGcccttttattataaaagatgaacgaattcatatattttaaataacgAAGAAATATGATATAGGTTTGAAACATGACCCAGATTGAAAATGTTAGAAATAGAATGAATGGATAAGCATATGAAAATGTGTATTATATCATGAGGTTGGTTAAATAACCATGCACAGGTTTATGTCCTTAAAAAAGTTGATATAAATAGAAaactttataaaattaagaaagttacaatgaaaaaatataggcGTGCATGTAGattataatacatatttccAAAGTTATATTTCTCcctaaaatttataaactataaaaaatcacatatataaatattttgtaaaaaaaaattaaaatttatatatcctctttttaataaatataaaaaattgaaatatgtatatgcttctttatgtgtatttataagtttatatatattacatatataatgtataaaatatttgctaatatattttatttatcctTTATGAGAGTTGGCGTAAAGTTTACCCATAGTATGCGACACAAATAATGAAGCCAGGATTTTATATAAGCACtggcattttttataaaaaaaaaaaattaaaaaaaatatggaaaaatataaataataacaaaattatataagtatgatgaaaaaaggaaaagcCAACTAAGAGTAAACAGAAAATTAATAAGCCTAATCTTTGCTTaccttatttatatataaattttttaaatatctTATTACATAGTAATACTAAAGTGAggttataaaataaacacaCTATTACACAAAGATAATACAAGATGGAAGAATTTAAAGAAGATAGCAGTGAAGAatgtaaacaaaaatatccaaatttttatttggcaGATTTGTTTTATACTTTACAATTATCACATTTATCAATAGATGAAAGAAATGAagcattaaataaattacttgaagaaataaagaaaaataacatGTATCCATATTATAGCTATATATGTGGAGAATTAAATTTAGATATGGATCAGGAACTGTATAACagtttaaaagaaaaagcagatgaagaaataaaagaaatagaaaGCAAAATCCAAGAGGCATCTGAAAATTTCGATTATGTtgatacaaaaaatgatatattactTAAAGCAAACTTCTATTGCAAAATAGGAGATAAGGTAAAAGaaatacatttaaaaatcaaataaatgcATGAATATGTTTTTCAACATTTGCTATATATACATCTAATGAACATATTATGTGTGCACAGTTTAGTGTTAATATGAAATTACTAATTGTTTCATTCCATACCcctatttataaaaactaAGGGAGTATATacgcatatattttattattaacatacatatattgttttattactatatttTCAAGGAAAACTCTTTTAAGGAATATGAAGAGGTATATGAAAAAGGGATTGGTATTGGTGTAAAGCTGGATATTTTACTTACAATTATAAGAAtaagcattttttttaacgaTATAAATAGTACAAAGAAATATTTGGAGAAGGCACGAGCCCAAATGGAAAAGGGAGGAGATTgggaaagaaaaaataaacttaaaatttatgaagcactaaattatattatgattCGAAAATTCCCAGAAGCTtccaaaatattaatagatGCAGCATCTACATTTACAGCTACTGAAATAATATCCTACGAATCAATTATATTCTACGTGGTTATTTTGGGAATAgtaatattcataaaaaataaaacaaaataaatgcatAAATAGCACGTATAACACTTCGTTCTGAGGATGTTTACGTGGATCcactatttttaaatgaattataCCCCCAGTTTATAAGCTACATATATGTTATGACCCAAATTGTTgtaaaattgttaaaatatattacctttttttttttttttttttcatacatTTCTACGTAGATTACCGAGGAAAGAACTGttttagataaaaatatattaaacagTTCTGTTATTTTACAAGTTACAAGTTCCGATGAAGATTtatacaattatatttattcattttatcattGTGACTATCGTACATTTATggaaaaaacaataaaaatagcatTAAGAGTTAAGAAAGATAGATACTTAGGACGTCACTAtagatattttattagaAATACAAGAGTTAGAGcatataaacaatttttagaACCCTTTAAAAGTGTTACCCTCAAAAATATGGCATATGCTTTTGGAGTAAGTGAGGATTTTATCGAAAAGGAAATCTCATCTTTTATTGCAAATGGAAAATTAAATTGCAAAATCGACAAAGTTAATGACTCCATTGAGAGTAACCAACCAAATGAAAGGAATACGGTCTACCAAGACACCATAAAAAAGGTTATTTCGAATGCCATACCtctatgtatatattatatatatgtatgtgtgcacttttttattttgtgcTAATATGCTTCTAAGTTTCTTTATCTTGTGTTCATATGGAATGTTCACAAAACCGATTTTAAAGTTATTTACCTATTGCTAccaaattaattttatatttttttatagggGGACATTTTGCTAAACAGAATACAAAAGTTATCAAGAGTAATTGacatgtaattttttttaaatgactTTACATATATAGGGAAACGTTTTTTTGCCATTACACATTTCCTCGTTTCGAGTCTTTtcattctttattttttcattgtttcattttttttttgataaagcaatgtttatatattaacataaaTTCTATGAAGGTATATAAATCTTCAATTcataatgcatatatgtgtaCATGATTTAAGTGGCGCTAAATTTTAgcccattttttttataacaaattttacgaaaaaaaaaaataataataaatatattttgaaaaaggaaaaatatgaaatatgtcaataaaaatatcagAAAAATAGGATTACGTGGACCTCAAATTAGAGGTAGCACGGGATATATATTGAAGATAAACAGTcttcaataaatataaatcttTATAAAGatcaaaatgaaatttATGTATAGATGTAGTGCTAAATGGGTGAAGTCTAAAAGGcttaaaaatgatttgTAAAATGTTATTTTCTGTTTGCGAATTTAAAATTGATGAATGACAATCCTCTTTAAATAGAtacaaaaatgtttttatattaaacaatgaatattttataattaaatcatttgtcaatttatataaaatcaaACTCATATTATAAGGAACTAATGTGTCCTTCTCACCATGTATATAATctatttgaaaattataaaatacatcatataaatatttattttttttgaaatcatttattattttaaataattcctTTAAAACTATTATATTATCCCAATGAACATACTGacattttttgttcataataaatgaacttaataaaaatagcatACTATTGTTTAATATACCTTTTACTAATTTTTGAGTATTTGTAAATGGTGCAACTAAAATAACTTTATCTACTGTTATTTTGAGATTATcaatttcctttttttcttttacaaTCTCTTCACCCATATTCATTTCCTTTACATTTAATCTAATGGAAGATTTTGTTTGTATTTCATAGTTTTGGAcaacattatttttgaagtcatttttttttttcacatcGAAGTAAATCTTTCCATTCATATCAAGACTTTCTACAtctgttttattttcccCTAATTTTAACGCCCCTATTTTATTGGGTTGatctgttttatttataatatgctTGTAAAAGCATGCTTTTACTTTTGGTTTTCTATCACAGCACTTGGTAGTTTCAAAAGTTGTCGATGCATTATCATTAATGTGAGTCTGTTCATTTTTGTCAGTTAAAAATGATTCTAATAAGTGTAATTTATTGTggttctcttttttttcatcttctatttttatatttttaattttttcgtCATTGTTGTGttgaaatatatcattGCTTGAGTAATATTTCTCTTCTTTttgcaaaaataaaacattttcaaaTGTAAGAATTTTCTTcgaatcatatatatattcatttattttatttttattattatttaattttatagataatttattaagttcttttatttctttaattggttctttttcttttttattatacgGAGTTTTATAAATGTCTTGATAAAAATCATTGTATAAGCTTTTAGCTATATCAAGTATTAATTGTAAGCTGACACAACATCCTAAGGAATACCCAAGAGTGtttattgatatatttgcatttttgttttcctTTCTTATTTCTTTGATTGCTTCTTTTAAAGCACAAAAAGCAGATGTCTTAAATGTTAGGGGAGATGGATGACCTGTACTATTATAGTAACTTGGATAATCTAAtagtaaaaatgaatatctTGCTTTgcttttctcttttttattattatgattccgtttatttttttgatttctATGACTATCATTATGATATGTCTTTTGGTTTTTTTCATCGTGGCAATCTTTGGAAATGGTACGATAAATAACTGGACCGTAAATATCTGTATAgtttaatttattacttttaattttttcgtCTTTGATTTCAAAGGATGGATTTCGTCCTTGCATATGGTaagatataaaattgtataaattattatctgATTCTTGATCACTAGATTCGCTATCATTTGcttctaaaaataaatcgtATGTTTTGGAATTTGGGTGATTAGAATTGTTTTCCTTCTTGTCTTTCCCTTCATCCATAATCTCTTCTTTGTTTTCACTATCTATTATATTGTTAGTATTTGTGGGGCCAGATACGATATTTACATTTCCGCTTTGCTTACCTAATGCATTGTTTGTTTCCCCTTTTTGGTGATCCCACAAATTTGcgcaataatatttatcttCATTTTGCATTTCACCATACATATTtgacataaaatatttagatAATTTATCTCCATTCGTTCTTATCTTTTTAGAATAAGGATTTTCACTTAAGTTACTATATAatgtttcattttgttcattttctttattatatttgttgaTAGGATTGTTTTTTGTTGGAATAGCgtctttaaaatatgtttttttttcgtcaaCTTTTATGCAGCTGctttcaatattttctttatagtaaaattctaaaaattctttataattattaggcccatatttattatactttttattataattattataataatcgACAATtcgtttatatatttctgaAGATGcattatacaaataattatcaGGAAAAAGTTCTTTATTCAATTCAGGGAGAGttcgttttttttgtttctttgGGATTCGTGCATTAGATAATCCATATACacaattttcattatttttttgtgtgcTTTCTTTCCTATTTTTCTCACCACTCtgtttatcatttttcGGTATTGTAACCCTAGCATGGTTACCATGAATTTTTAGTTGTCTATCATTACAATTACAACAGTTGAGTTTTtcaagaaataaaaaattgttactTTCTGATGATATTTTTCTCGAATtgtgtattttattataatttaaattatattctttCAAACTAAcctgttttttatttttttcattataataataattatgtccaaaatataaatgattataATCTGTGTTAGTATtacaattaatttttatttttttttttttcaattttcttatatatttttcatattctcCTGGAGGTATTTCAGTAGCATATCGTAACATTTTGTAAACCATATTTAAAGAATCCATCGATTTCATATCTTTCCCTCCAAATATTACCCATAGGTATATAGGAATTTCAACATTTTCTTTCgataattcttttttaattttttctgaatttttttttactattttgttaaatatagaattatacattttatcattaatagaattttttatttttaaattattcataaatgtataatttgttatttttataggaGTAGTTATTTCTCCTTTTACtgttgatatatttttagtgggcaattcattatttttatttagaaCTATTGGAggttttaaataatacttATTTTCTTgatcatttgttttttctattattgTGTTTGACTCTGTTTTGTTAGAAATTTGCTGATTGTTttgtctatttttttctcttatGTTTTGAATATGTTGATGTACCATGATcaattttttccttttatcattttcaagcatcgtttttataaacattttcaGGTAATTATTGTAGTAAtcaaaaaggaaaaatatattatcacaCATATAAGGGAAGAATGGCTCTATTTTACTATTAGtaaaagttatatatatattggaAGGATCAATAAAACTATTGTCATTGTATAATTTagttgtattattatttctaaaaAAGAATGTGTTATAATTTGATAAGGATTTATTATCAACTTCGGAAACTGtatttttctctttattTGTGTCTGATTGGAAGTTACTAAGAAATGTAGCTCGATTTTCTGTGGATTGGAAAATTTCTttactttcattttttgttttttcatcttcttttataaaattgtgtATATTATCTGAACAATTAATATTGAAACTATGCATCGTTGATAAACTATCAAAGTTGTTGTTATTTCGAATATCATCATTTCTAGATGggtttatattattttttaagtgtgaccaaaaattatgattaatataatatttatttcttgtCATATGTAAAAGATGAGGAGCATTTTGTTCACCGTTACTATTTTCaatatgattttttatatttatattttttttttttttttttcgtaaaAATGCCCAAGAGCCATTGTTGATAAAAGAATAGTCACTTGTGACTTTTTGGATTCTCAAAGAATTATCAATATCATGCACATTTATAGGAGgtattaaatatgcattatatatatatgggtAGTTAAAGTGTTTAGTAT containing:
- a CDS encoding fam-d protein, which translates into the protein MMKIILSFFILAISGNVKAASFQSEMPDNPQLISYDSVSQPTVTFEHEKKNHNKYLDLINEVLGEQSTNVKYAYDGDNYHMVLTDFDISIDNNHRYVKKFFCKKKTEAVKIGTQFLLAYLNSRLKYICSIHMYKYDFENNFAVDLMEFAHELKALIYDGFLYEYKHNKIKFRKKPEDEKLNAKAKEFFAGLMQNSILNIQGYFIKTRSDGNHIYLNQDVSLYFNVTIGPFTLKATYDFEFPEYEIVEEGEAPLKK
- a CDS encoding parasitophorous vacuolar protein 1, putative, translating into MPIKVALAIFLSLIPAYALKAKAGNELIDIPDEVNHINAVYYSGAKNDSYMDAINEVLQKPDENFKFSVSNDAYKCYFSKFDIEINDEHSAIRKLFREENKTIIEDAIKDYQLLLMGNINQSTKKEIDLTQLPEHLQRMGVKYFGDIRSSFFNKKTHNEKKDPMNNGVEINYDENELDLLKNENTDLSKANNNEPNKNKLRKNVIISSQQVIIHNKNANDDIEETENEEYYKNLNKEKALEILIKNTNLNMIGVCTALKNNEPEYLGQCAAKLNKHYSSVACNSHKSNFLRHDQNNNELSPMMIQDQLNSRMSEMAKFFENPEEAAGMLLSALNKPGLMESINSLDIISHLNDDQFNKDMSPEELFDLDNNVIPNQSTDDTDYDQTN
- a CDS encoding 26S proteasome regulatory subunit RPN7, putative — encoded protein: MEEFKEDSSEECKQKYPNFYLADLFYTLQLSHLSIDERNEALNKLLEEIKKNNMYPYYSYICGELNLDMDQELYNSLKEKADEEIKEIESKIQEASENFDYVDTKNDILLKANFYCKIGDKENSFKEYEEVYEKGIGIGVKLDILLTIIRISIFFNDINSTKKYLEKARAQMEKGGDWERKNKLKIYEALNYIMIRKFPEASKILIDAASTFTATEIISYESIIFYVVILGIITEERTVLDKNILNSSVILQVTSSDEDLYNYIYSFYHCDYRTFMEKTIKIALRVKKDRYLGRHYRYFIRNTRVRAYKQFLEPFKSVTLKNMAYAFGVSEDFIEKEISSFIANGKLNCKIDKVNDSIESNQPNERNTVYQDTIKKGDILLNRIQKLSRVIDM